From one Nocardioides scoriae genomic stretch:
- a CDS encoding transglutaminase family protein yields the protein MSLQLRIVHTTGFEYTGKANTSFNEARLTPVTLPGQIVVHSRVEVSPTPWTYTYRDYWGSQVTAFEVLDPHTSLTVTATATVHTDRTPAGPPVMGWEDVRKPQVADLHTDFLTLPDRVAPSPELVARAREIAGRSASPSEAAYAVCALVHDEVRYVSGSTTVDAVAAHSWERRTGVCQDMAHIVIGALRSVGIPARYVSGYLHPKVQPEVGVPAKGESHAWVEWWDDGWRGFDPTNATEPGDRHVVTATGRDYGDVKPLSGIFSGSGTSRMFVDVQVTRLQ from the coding sequence ATGAGCCTGCAGCTGCGCATCGTGCACACCACCGGCTTCGAGTACACCGGCAAGGCCAACACCTCGTTCAACGAGGCCCGGCTGACCCCGGTCACCCTGCCCGGCCAGATCGTGGTCCACTCCCGCGTCGAGGTCTCCCCCACGCCGTGGACCTACACCTACCGCGACTACTGGGGCTCCCAGGTGACGGCGTTCGAGGTGCTCGACCCCCACACCTCGCTCACCGTCACCGCGACCGCCACGGTGCACACCGACCGGACCCCGGCCGGTCCCCCGGTGATGGGCTGGGAGGACGTGCGCAAGCCGCAGGTGGCCGACCTGCACACCGACTTCCTCACCCTGCCCGACCGGGTGGCGCCCTCGCCCGAGCTCGTGGCGCGGGCCCGCGAGATCGCCGGGCGGAGCGCGAGCCCCAGCGAGGCGGCGTACGCCGTGTGCGCGCTGGTGCACGACGAGGTCCGCTACGTCTCCGGCTCGACCACCGTCGACGCCGTCGCCGCGCACTCCTGGGAGCGCCGCACCGGCGTGTGCCAGGACATGGCCCACATCGTCATCGGCGCCCTGCGCTCGGTCGGGATCCCCGCCCGCTACGTGTCGGGCTACCTCCACCCCAAGGTGCAGCCCGAGGTCGGCGTGCCGGCCAAGGGCGAGTCCCACGCCTGGGTGGAGTGGTGGGACGACGGCTGGCGCGGGTTCGACCCGACCAACGCCACCGAGCCGGGCGACCGCCACGTCGTGACCGCGACCGGACGCGACTACGGCGACGTGAAGCCGCTCTCCGGCATCTTCTCCGGCTCGGGCACCTCGCGGATGTTCGTCGACGTGCAGGTCACCCGGCTGCAGTAG
- a CDS encoding alpha-E domain-containing protein, with product MLSRIAESLFWIGRYVERAEDTARILDVQTQLILEDPGVDEETTCRSLMSIMGVEVEDDAPIDSAEMLRVLAYDTSSSTSISATLAAARESARRARETLSTSMWEAMNTTYRAIPSGHFRSMRPPVAFRWVRDRAAQINGIAEATMTRDEGYQFLVLGRSIERADMTSRLVATAALSSGSAWGTSLRACGAYEAFLRTYKGLETERGAAEFLLLDRLFPRSVVFGLTQAERSLESLESAGTRVGVQNEAQRLLGRTRAELEYRSLSDFVSELPSEMERLQRTCALATDAITRRYFAGAEATEWHGVRA from the coding sequence ATGCTGAGCCGGATCGCGGAGTCGCTGTTCTGGATCGGGCGCTACGTCGAGCGGGCGGAGGACACCGCCCGCATCCTCGACGTGCAGACCCAGCTGATCCTCGAGGACCCGGGCGTCGACGAGGAGACCACCTGCCGCAGCCTGATGTCGATCATGGGCGTCGAGGTCGAGGACGACGCACCCATCGACAGCGCCGAGATGCTGCGGGTGCTCGCCTACGACACGTCCTCGAGCACCTCGATCTCCGCCACCCTCGCCGCCGCCCGCGAGAGCGCCCGACGCGCGCGCGAGACGCTCTCGACGTCGATGTGGGAGGCGATGAACACCACCTACCGCGCGATCCCCTCGGGCCACTTCCGCTCGATGCGGCCGCCGGTGGCCTTCCGCTGGGTGCGGGACCGCGCCGCCCAGATCAACGGCATCGCCGAGGCGACGATGACCCGCGACGAGGGCTACCAGTTCCTCGTGCTCGGCCGCTCGATCGAGCGGGCCGACATGACCTCGCGGCTGGTGGCGACCGCGGCGCTGTCCTCGGGCTCGGCCTGGGGCACCTCGCTGCGGGCGTGCGGGGCCTACGAGGCGTTCCTGCGCACCTACAAGGGCCTGGAGACCGAGCGCGGCGCGGCGGAGTTCCTGCTGCTCGACCGGCTCTTCCCGCGCTCGGTGGTCTTCGGCCTCACCCAGGCCGAGCGCTCGCTGGAGAGCCTGGAGTCCGCGGGCACCCGCGTGGGCGTCCAGAACGAGGCGCAACGGCTGCTCGGTCGGACCCGTGCCGAGCTGGAGTACCGCTCGCTGAGCGACTTCGTCTCCGAGCTGCCCAGCGAGATGGAGCGGCTGCAGCGCACCTGCGCGCTCGCCACCGACGCCATCACCCGCCGCTACTTCGCCGGGGCCGAGGCCACCGAGTGGCACGGGGTGCGCGCATGA